The window CGACGTCCCTGGTGGCATGGCGCATGAAGTAGTTCACGGGCGCCGCGAGCCGCAAGGCCTCCTCGACCGCCGACGCGGTGACGCTGATGTCGGCGGCCCACTCGTCGAGCAGTCCGGTCCCGATCTGCTCAGCCATCACGTAGTTGGGCGAGTGCGGAGTCGTCACCGACGCGCCGAGCAGCACGCTGTAGCAGTTGGACATGACCTCGCCGGGCGCCATCGGCCGACCGTCCACCTGGGTGGTCATCAGAACACTGATGAGGTCGTCGCCGAGCTTGCGCTTCCGCTCGCGGTAGATCTCCTGGAAGTACGCGAACAGCTCCCGGTGCGCGCCGTCCACCGTCGCCACGGCATCGCCGGAGGCGGTGTCCAGATAGTCGGGATCGTGGCCCGCGATCGAGGCGTTGAGCAGGTGGCACAGCCGCGGCCAGTCCTCCCGGGGCAGGTCCATCTGGACCCCGGCCACCGCTACGGGGAGCATGAGCATGGCCTGGGCGAAGTCGAAGGTACCGCCGTCACCCAGCGGCGCGAACAGCTCGCGCACCAGACCCCGGATCGCCGCGTGCTGCGCCTCCAGCGACTTGGGCGTCAGCGCCTTCTGCAACCGCGCGCGCATCCCGGTGTGCCGCGGAGGGTCGGTCACCGGAATCTGACGGCCGCCCGCGGGGTCCTGGGTGCCCAGGGTGTCGAGCATCGTTCCGCGCTCGGACGTGAACGTCTCGTGGTCGC of the Streptomyces sp. T12 genome contains:
- a CDS encoding cytochrome P450 → MTDVDETPVRLVGKCPVSHTAAYGVADPMLFSDGDYRATWAHLRELDRLTWQQVDDRRGFWSVVKYEDADRVLRDHETFTSERGTMLDTLGTQDPAGGRQIPVTDPPRHTGMRARLQKALTPKSLEAQHAAIRGLVRELFAPLGDGGTFDFAQAMLMLPVAVAGVQMDLPREDWPRLCHLLNASIAGHDPDYLDTASGDAVATVDGAHRELFAYFQEIYRERKRKLGDDLISVLMTTQVDGRPMAPGEVMSNCYSVLLGASVTTPHSPNYVMAEQIGTGLLDEWAADISVTASAVEEALRLAAPVNYFMRHATRDVEVRGTTVKEGDPLVVWFGSANRDGDAFPDPDEFQLRRKPNRHLSFGMGPHYCVGHTLARATLKILFEELLTSYHRFESAGTPVRMRSTFVSGYKHLPITARPI